In a single window of the Nocardioides massiliensis genome:
- a CDS encoding Nramp family divalent metal transporter, which translates to MDTTNSPSSTDTDDEPRWKIVGPGLLVAATGVGAADLIATLIAGSRYGYTLLWCAILGCIMKIVLVEGAGRWTLATGHTIFEGWSSLGRWTHWYFGPYIVIWGFVYGSAAMAGTGLALAALLGGLSVAWWGILSALLGLTLVWFGHYGLFEKVITAMVALMFVSMVTAAAIAVPNVPDLLRGLVPTIPDGSVVYLLSVAGGVGGTITVAAYGYWLREKGWNTPRFMRVMRIDNRMAYVITGIFVSATLIVGAELFHAADIAVSTGDQGMVDVAEVLRDRYGDIYGTLFLVGFWAAAMSSLLGVWHGVSLMFADFATELRGLPGDHPDAQAGGRYFRAYLLWLTFPPITIIFWGEPVWLILAYGVLGAVFMPFMAVTLLWLLNTSRVPDRWRNRWWTNVALALIALAFAALAVTEIQKAVSGVL; encoded by the coding sequence ATGGACACCACGAACTCCCCGTCCTCGACGGACACCGACGACGAGCCGCGCTGGAAGATCGTCGGCCCGGGGCTCCTGGTCGCGGCGACCGGCGTGGGCGCCGCCGACCTGATCGCCACCCTGATCGCCGGCAGCAGGTACGGCTACACGCTGCTGTGGTGCGCCATCCTCGGCTGCATCATGAAGATCGTGCTCGTCGAGGGCGCCGGCCGCTGGACCCTCGCGACCGGACACACCATCTTCGAGGGCTGGTCCAGCCTGGGCCGCTGGACGCACTGGTACTTCGGTCCCTACATCGTGATCTGGGGCTTCGTCTACGGCTCGGCGGCGATGGCCGGCACCGGGCTCGCCCTGGCCGCGCTGCTGGGCGGCCTCAGCGTCGCCTGGTGGGGGATCCTCTCCGCGCTCCTGGGGCTGACGCTGGTCTGGTTCGGCCACTACGGCCTGTTCGAGAAGGTCATCACCGCGATGGTCGCGTTGATGTTCGTGTCGATGGTGACCGCTGCCGCCATCGCCGTGCCGAACGTGCCCGACCTGCTGCGCGGGCTGGTCCCGACCATCCCCGACGGAAGCGTGGTCTATCTGCTCAGTGTCGCCGGCGGTGTCGGCGGGACGATCACCGTCGCGGCGTACGGCTACTGGCTGCGGGAGAAGGGCTGGAACACGCCACGGTTCATGCGGGTGATGCGGATCGACAACCGCATGGCCTACGTCATCACCGGCATCTTCGTGAGCGCCACTCTGATCGTCGGTGCCGAGCTGTTCCACGCCGCCGACATCGCCGTCAGCACGGGCGACCAGGGCATGGTCGACGTCGCGGAGGTCCTGCGCGACAGGTACGGCGACATCTACGGCACGCTCTTCCTCGTCGGCTTCTGGGCGGCGGCGATGTCGTCCCTGCTCGGGGTCTGGCACGGCGTCAGCCTGATGTTCGCCGACTTCGCCACCGAGCTGCGCGGCCTTCCCGGCGACCACCCCGACGCGCAGGCGGGCGGTCGCTACTTCCGCGCCTACCTGCTGTGGCTCACGTTCCCGCCGATCACGATCATCTTCTGGGGCGAGCCGGTGTGGCTCATCCTCGCGTACGGCGTGCTGGGTGCGGTCTTCATGCCGTTCATGGCGGTCACGCTGCTGTGGTTGCTCAACACCTCGCGGGTGCCCGACCGGTGGCGCAACCGATGGTGGACCAACGTCGCCCTCGCCCTGATCGCCCTGGCCTTCGCGGCACTGGCCGTCACCGAGATCCAGAAGGCCGTGTCGGGAGTCCTCTGA
- a CDS encoding ArsR/SmtB family transcription factor: protein MTDQLGRVFAALADPVRRDLVERLTDGDATVGELAAPYDISLQAVSKHLKVLEASGLVTRGRDAQRRPVRLEAEVLDLATKWLERYRQRAEGRYQLLDAVLDELAPDGSDLPSSPDRSARPGEAS from the coding sequence GTGACCGACCAGCTCGGCCGCGTCTTCGCCGCCCTCGCCGATCCCGTCCGCCGCGACCTCGTGGAGCGGCTGACCGACGGGGACGCCACGGTCGGCGAGCTGGCCGCGCCGTACGACATCAGCCTGCAGGCGGTCTCGAAGCACCTGAAGGTGCTCGAGGCCTCGGGGCTGGTCACCCGCGGACGCGACGCACAACGCCGACCCGTCCGACTCGAGGCCGAGGTGCTCGACCTCGCCACGAAGTGGCTCGAGCGCTACCGGCAGCGCGCCGAGGGGCGCTACCAGCTCCTCGACGCCGTGCTCGACGAGCTCGCCCCCGACGGCAGCGACCTGCCGTCCTCTCCCGACCGATCCGCACGCCCAGGAGAAGCATCATGA
- a CDS encoding ABC transporter ATP-binding protein encodes MSEVRVRDLVFAYAGPPVLDGIDLDVASGSLTSLIGPSGCGKTTLLRLLAGFERPSAGQILLGDREVAGARFVPADRRRIGIVPQEGALFPHLRVADNVGFALPRRARDREARIAELLDLIGLAGYGDRYPRELSGGQQQRVALARALAPRPDVVLLDEPFASLDASTRHEVRREVRRALHEEQATALMVTHDREEALSVADQVVVLGGGRVAQAGRPEEVYRRPATAAVATLLGRASLLPVLHQTATSVVCALGEAPVGSSAAANGPAAVLVRPEQVLLTPARAGEEAAAVVLDAELLGPVWRVRLQAAEHVVEAAVSITSAIPEVGSRTHTHLVGTVHLVPAVSRGAGES; translated from the coding sequence ATGAGCGAGGTGCGGGTCCGAGACCTCGTCTTCGCGTACGCCGGACCGCCGGTCCTCGACGGCATCGACCTCGACGTCGCCTCGGGAAGCCTCACGAGCCTGATCGGTCCGAGCGGGTGCGGCAAGACGACCCTGTTGCGACTGCTCGCCGGCTTCGAGCGTCCGAGTGCCGGGCAGATCCTGCTGGGCGATCGCGAGGTCGCGGGTGCGCGCTTCGTACCCGCCGACCGGCGCCGGATCGGCATCGTCCCCCAGGAGGGTGCGCTCTTCCCGCACCTGCGCGTGGCCGACAACGTGGGCTTCGCGCTGCCGCGACGTGCGCGCGACCGCGAAGCCAGGATCGCGGAGCTGCTCGACCTGATCGGCCTGGCCGGCTATGGCGACCGGTACCCCCGCGAGCTCTCGGGCGGCCAGCAGCAGCGGGTCGCCCTGGCGCGGGCCCTCGCACCGCGGCCCGACGTGGTGCTGCTCGACGAGCCCTTCGCCTCTCTCGACGCCAGCACCCGCCACGAGGTACGCCGCGAGGTGCGTCGAGCGCTGCACGAGGAGCAGGCGACGGCACTGATGGTGACCCACGACCGGGAGGAGGCGCTCTCGGTGGCCGACCAGGTGGTCGTGCTCGGCGGAGGCCGCGTCGCGCAGGCGGGGCGACCCGAGGAGGTCTACCGCCGCCCGGCGACGGCTGCGGTGGCGACCCTGCTCGGTCGGGCCAGCCTGCTGCCGGTCCTGCACCAGACCGCGACGTCCGTCGTCTGTGCTCTCGGCGAGGCCCCGGTGGGGTCCAGCGCCGCGGCGAACGGCCCGGCGGCGGTGCTCGTGCGACCCGAGCAGGTGCTGCTGACCCCGGCCCGCGCGGGGGAGGAGGCGGCCGCCGTGGTGCTCGACGCCGAGCTGCTCGGACCTGTCTGGCGGGTCCGCCTCCAGGCCGCCGAGCACGTCGTCGAAGCGGCGGTCTCGATCACCAGCGCGATACCGGAGGTCGGCTCGCGCACCCACACGCACCTCGTCGGCACCGTCCACCTGGTGCCGGCCGTGTCCCGAGGCGCCGGCGAGTCCTGA
- a CDS encoding iron ABC transporter substrate-binding protein, with protein MTRPSRSARILVPLLLLAAPVLAACGGSGDGGEEGNGDEALVVYVGRDEELVAPLIEQFTDETGIEVEARYAGTTDHLATLLEEGDNTPADVFLSQDAGALGALSDADMLQPLSAEITDAVRPGFTSTDGSWVGVTGRARVIAYNSDALTEDEVPDSVLALTDDTWEGRVGFPPGNASFQAFVTAFRVAEGDDAAQSWLEGMAGNDVQTFESNGDVLEAVDSGVLDLGLINHYYLYRNAAEVGMDNLTARLKFPAAGDPGALVNVTGAGALSEHPAAEEFIAYLVSEDGQRYFVEETFEYPLVPSVEAPEGLPSLEDIDGPISDLGDLADLEASLLMIDEAGLS; from the coding sequence ATGACGCGTCCCTCCCGCTCCGCCCGCATCCTGGTCCCTCTCCTCCTCCTCGCCGCGCCGGTTCTCGCCGCCTGCGGCGGTTCCGGCGACGGCGGGGAGGAGGGCAACGGCGACGAGGCCCTCGTGGTCTACGTGGGCCGCGACGAGGAGCTCGTCGCCCCGTTGATCGAGCAGTTCACGGACGAGACGGGGATCGAGGTCGAGGCGAGGTACGCCGGGACCACCGACCACCTCGCGACGCTGCTCGAGGAGGGCGACAACACCCCCGCGGACGTCTTCTTGTCCCAGGACGCCGGTGCGCTGGGTGCATTGTCCGACGCCGACATGCTGCAGCCGTTGTCGGCCGAGATCACCGACGCGGTCCGTCCCGGCTTCACCTCCACCGACGGTTCCTGGGTCGGCGTGACCGGTCGTGCGCGGGTCATCGCCTACAACTCCGATGCCCTCACCGAGGACGAGGTGCCCGACAGCGTGCTGGCGCTCACCGACGACACCTGGGAGGGGCGCGTCGGCTTCCCGCCCGGCAATGCCTCGTTCCAGGCGTTCGTCACGGCCTTCCGGGTCGCCGAGGGCGACGACGCCGCGCAGTCGTGGCTCGAGGGCATGGCCGGCAACGACGTCCAGACCTTCGAGAGCAACGGCGACGTCCTCGAGGCTGTCGACAGTGGAGTGCTCGACCTGGGTCTGATCAACCACTACTACCTCTACCGCAATGCCGCGGAGGTCGGCATGGACAACCTCACCGCGCGGTTGAAGTTCCCGGCGGCAGGTGACCCGGGTGCGCTGGTCAACGTCACGGGCGCCGGTGCGCTGTCGGAGCACCCGGCGGCGGAGGAATTCATCGCCTACCTGGTCTCCGAGGACGGCCAGCGGTACTTCGTCGAGGAGACCTTCGAGTACCCGCTCGTGCCGTCCGTCGAGGCGCCGGAGGGGCTGCCGTCGCTCGAGGACATCGACGGGCCGATCTCGGACCTCGGCGACCTCGCCGACCTGGAGGCTTCCCTCCTGATGATCGATGAAGCAGGCCTGAGCTGA
- a CDS encoding ABC transporter permease, with amino-acid sequence MTTTAERPDAGGKLDAQVIAALGGGERPAPASPWTSSFAFGWRAMLKIKHVPEQLFDVTMFPIMFTLMFTYVFGGAISGSPGEYLQYALPGILVQTVVFITMYTALTVNTDIEKGVFDRIRSLPVWRPSMLVGALLGDSARYAMASTVVLTVGVIIGYRAPGGFLGVIAAVVLLVTFCFSLTWLWLIVGLKVRTPNAVMGVSMMVLFPLTFVSSVFAPPETMPGWLRSFVEVNPITLLVEAARGLMNGATDVSDIVWVLGLSAALIAIFAPIAMRLFNRKS; translated from the coding sequence ATGACGACCACCGCCGAACGACCCGACGCCGGGGGCAAGCTCGACGCCCAGGTGATCGCCGCCCTCGGTGGCGGGGAGCGCCCCGCGCCGGCCTCGCCGTGGACGAGCTCGTTCGCCTTCGGCTGGCGCGCGATGCTCAAGATCAAGCACGTCCCCGAGCAGCTCTTCGACGTGACCATGTTCCCGATCATGTTCACCTTGATGTTCACCTACGTGTTCGGCGGGGCGATCTCGGGCTCGCCGGGGGAGTACCTGCAGTACGCCCTGCCCGGGATCCTCGTGCAGACGGTCGTCTTCATCACGATGTACACCGCACTCACGGTCAACACCGACATCGAGAAGGGCGTCTTCGACCGGATCCGCTCCCTGCCGGTGTGGCGGCCCTCGATGCTGGTCGGCGCGCTGCTGGGCGACTCGGCGCGCTACGCGATGGCCTCCACTGTCGTGCTCACCGTGGGCGTGATCATCGGGTACCGCGCACCCGGCGGGTTCCTCGGCGTCATCGCCGCGGTCGTCCTGCTGGTGACGTTCTGCTTCTCGTTGACGTGGCTGTGGCTGATCGTCGGTCTCAAGGTGCGCACCCCCAACGCGGTCATGGGGGTGTCGATGATGGTGTTGTTCCCGCTGACCTTCGTGAGCTCGGTCTTCGCTCCGCCGGAGACCATGCCCGGCTGGCTGCGCTCGTTCGTCGAGGTCAACCCGATCACGCTGCTCGTCGAGGCCGCGCGCGGCCTGATGAACGGTGCGACCGACGTCTCCGACATCGTCTGGGTGCTCGGGCTCTCGGCGGCGCTGATCGCCATCTTCGCCCCGATCGCGATGCGGCTGTTCAACCGGAAGAGCTGA
- a CDS encoding ABC transporter permease — protein MLFPLAYLMVRAGGAVGDELTTSVLQRQVLPWTLNSVVLVVAVGGTCLVLGVLTGWWVACTDLPMRGTVLVLAALPLATPSYVAAYGWTSTIVGLQGFWPTWWVLSAACVPYVTLPVAAACRRLDHGLIEVAQAAGSGPVRAWRQAVWPQIAPAASAGALLAALYALADFGTPALLRHQVLTLAIHRQYGSFVGRERAALLAVILVLGAVLLVALELRARGNGERWRTSAGAARPARPVRLGPWRWAALAVAVVPTVVGVAIPIVALFRRMALGTRSSLHWPTLVDATVATVTVALLGGLLALLLAAGVGVLAARYRSPFSQTIESVAFSAHALPGIVVGLSFVYFGLRTAPGLYQTLTLLVLAYGVLFMPKAVGAVRTSVAAVSPRLPEVARSLGRPPWRAALVTGRLAAPGVLVGLCLVVVTAMKELPATLMLRPTGMDTLAVEMWSRTSSAAQGAAAPYALALVLVASVPSFLLTRRSTWAD, from the coding sequence GTGCTGTTCCCGCTCGCCTACCTGATGGTCCGCGCCGGCGGCGCGGTGGGCGATGAGCTGACCACCTCGGTCCTGCAGCGCCAGGTGCTGCCGTGGACGCTCAACAGCGTCGTGCTGGTGGTCGCGGTGGGCGGGACCTGCTTGGTGCTCGGAGTGCTCACGGGGTGGTGGGTCGCGTGCACCGACCTGCCCATGCGGGGCACCGTCCTGGTCCTGGCGGCACTGCCACTGGCCACCCCGTCGTACGTCGCCGCGTATGGCTGGACCAGCACGATCGTCGGATTGCAGGGCTTCTGGCCGACATGGTGGGTGCTCTCGGCCGCCTGTGTCCCCTACGTGACCCTCCCGGTGGCGGCGGCGTGCCGCCGTTTGGACCACGGTCTGATCGAGGTCGCGCAGGCAGCCGGATCGGGTCCCGTGCGTGCCTGGCGCCAAGCGGTCTGGCCCCAGATCGCGCCGGCTGCCAGCGCGGGCGCACTGCTCGCCGCGCTGTATGCCCTGGCCGACTTCGGGACGCCCGCGTTGCTTCGGCACCAGGTGCTCACCTTGGCCATCCACCGCCAGTACGGCTCCTTCGTGGGCCGCGAGCGCGCAGCGCTGCTCGCCGTGATCCTGGTGCTCGGTGCCGTGCTCCTGGTCGCGCTCGAGCTGAGGGCGCGCGGCAACGGGGAGCGTTGGCGGACCTCGGCGGGCGCTGCTCGGCCTGCCCGACCCGTCCGGCTGGGTCCGTGGCGATGGGCGGCGCTCGCGGTGGCCGTCGTCCCCACGGTCGTGGGCGTGGCGATCCCGATCGTCGCGCTGTTCCGGCGGATGGCCCTGGGCACCCGCAGCTCGCTGCACTGGCCGACCCTGGTCGACGCGACGGTGGCCACCGTGACGGTGGCGCTCCTGGGCGGACTGCTCGCTCTGCTGCTCGCGGCCGGCGTCGGTGTGCTGGCCGCCCGGTATCGCTCGCCGTTCAGCCAGACGATCGAGTCGGTCGCGTTCTCCGCGCACGCCCTGCCCGGCATCGTGGTGGGGCTGTCCTTCGTCTACTTCGGCCTCCGCACCGCCCCCGGGCTCTACCAGACACTGACCCTGCTGGTGCTCGCGTACGGCGTGCTGTTCATGCCCAAGGCCGTCGGGGCGGTACGGACGTCGGTCGCCGCTGTCTCCCCGCGCCTGCCCGAGGTCGCGCGCAGCCTGGGTCGTCCGCCCTGGCGTGCCGCCTTGGTGACCGGTCGGCTCGCGGCACCCGGTGTGCTCGTCGGCTTGTGCCTGGTCGTCGTGACGGCGATGAAGGAGCTCCCCGCCACGTTGATGCTTCGCCCGACCGGGATGGACACCCTGGCGGTGGAGATGTGGAGCCGGACCTCGAGCGCGGCCCAGGGAGCTGCCGCCCCGTACGCTCTGGCCCTGGTCCTGGTCGCGAGTGTGCCGTCCTTCCTGCTCACGCGGAGGTCGACATGGGCCGACTGA
- a CDS encoding class I SAM-dependent methyltransferase, protein MSEQEHYFSADPDVAFARTPVRCTVWGLDLELTSGSGVFANGRLDVGTAVLFRETDPPGAGRFLDLGCGYGVIGAALARQDAAADVTGVDVNARAVLLANENAAALGVADRFRAVLADDVDPGATYDEIWSNPPIRIGKEALHALLLQWLPRLAPGGRAVLVVGKNLGADSLQRWLDAQGWPASRLASAKGFRVLEVRRGGERGVD, encoded by the coding sequence GTGAGCGAGCAGGAGCACTACTTCTCCGCCGACCCTGACGTGGCCTTCGCCCGCACCCCGGTCCGCTGCACCGTGTGGGGCCTCGACCTCGAGCTCACCTCGGGCTCCGGGGTCTTCGCGAACGGGCGCCTCGACGTCGGGACCGCGGTGCTCTTCCGCGAGACCGACCCGCCGGGTGCCGGACGCTTCCTCGACCTCGGCTGCGGGTACGGCGTGATCGGCGCGGCGCTCGCCCGCCAGGATGCCGCGGCCGACGTCACCGGTGTCGACGTCAACGCCCGCGCGGTCCTGCTCGCCAACGAGAACGCCGCGGCACTGGGCGTCGCCGACCGGTTCCGCGCGGTCCTCGCCGACGACGTCGACCCGGGGGCGACGTACGACGAGATCTGGTCCAACCCGCCGATCCGCATCGGCAAGGAGGCCCTGCACGCCCTCCTCCTGCAGTGGCTCCCGCGGCTCGCGCCGGGTGGGCGCGCGGTGCTGGTCGTCGGCAAGAACCTGGGCGCCGACTCGCTGCAGCGCTGGCTGGACGCGCAGGGGTGGCCGGCCTCGCGGCTGGCCAGCGCGAAGGGGTTCCGCGTCCTCGAGGTGCGCCGTGGGGGAGAGCGTGGAGTGGACTGA
- a CDS encoding ATP-binding cassette domain-containing protein: MTGLAIETEDLVKIFGDNRAVDGVDLRIPTGGVYGVLGPNGAGKTTTIRMLATLLTPDGGRAEVLGYDVARQAAEVRSRVAMTGQFASLDEDLTGLENLTLLARLYGFGRAASKERARELLAAFDLSDAANRQVKAYSGGMRRRIDIAGSLVVRPELMFLDEPTTGLDPRSRNQVWEIVRALVSAGTTVLLTTQYLEEADQLADRIAVIDHGRVIAEGTSGELKASVGSGAVRVRVADPLQRDEVARMLAESLGVEPLLESDPAALSLRVDAPGRVAGALARVGDAGLTVSEYSLGQPSLDEVFLALTGRPADEPRADLQPEEVPA, encoded by the coding sequence ATGACCGGACTGGCCATCGAGACCGAGGATCTGGTGAAGATCTTCGGCGACAACCGCGCGGTCGACGGTGTCGACCTCCGCATCCCGACCGGAGGGGTGTACGGCGTGCTCGGCCCCAACGGGGCGGGCAAGACGACGACGATCAGGATGCTGGCCACCCTGCTCACCCCCGACGGGGGGCGTGCCGAGGTCCTCGGGTACGACGTCGCCCGGCAGGCCGCCGAGGTCCGCTCGCGCGTGGCGATGACCGGTCAGTTCGCCTCCCTCGACGAGGACCTCACCGGTCTGGAGAACCTCACCCTCCTTGCACGGCTCTACGGCTTCGGTCGCGCCGCGTCGAAGGAGCGCGCGCGTGAGCTCCTGGCGGCCTTCGACCTCAGCGACGCGGCGAACCGGCAGGTGAAGGCGTACTCCGGGGGCATGCGGCGACGCATCGACATCGCCGGCAGCCTCGTCGTACGCCCGGAGCTGATGTTCCTCGACGAGCCCACCACGGGGCTCGACCCCCGCAGTCGCAACCAGGTCTGGGAGATCGTCCGCGCGCTCGTGAGCGCCGGGACCACGGTGCTGCTGACGACGCAGTACCTCGAGGAGGCCGACCAGCTGGCCGACCGGATCGCGGTGATCGACCATGGTCGGGTCATCGCCGAGGGCACCAGCGGCGAGCTCAAGGCCTCGGTCGGCTCCGGTGCCGTGCGGGTCCGGGTGGCCGACCCGCTCCAGCGCGACGAGGTGGCCCGGATGCTGGCCGAGTCGCTCGGCGTGGAGCCGCTGCTGGAGTCCGACCCCGCCGCGCTGTCGCTGCGCGTCGACGCGCCCGGTCGTGTCGCCGGCGCGCTGGCGCGGGTGGGCGACGCCGGCCTGACCGTCAGTGAGTACTCGCTCGGCCAGCCCAGCCTGGACGAGGTGTTCCTGGCGTTGACCGGCCGTCCGGCCGATGAGCCCCGTGCGGACCTGCAGCCCGAGGAGGTGCCGGCATGA
- the truA gene encoding tRNA pseudouridine(38-40) synthase TruA — protein MRLRLDVAYDGSDFHGWATQPDLRTVQGELEGALSRVLRLDAAPVTCAGRTDTGVHARGQVVHLDLEPTVLDAAAGRSTATPTEALCRRLNGVLPPDVRVRGVREVPPAFDARFSATWRRYAYRVADRPGALDPLTRSHVLAWPRQLDLEAMNAGAHGLVGEHDFAAFCKRREGATTIRRLTAFAWHRAEDGTAVAHVQADAFCHHMVRSLVGCLLAVGEGRRPADWPAQVLARRERDPAVTVVHAHGLTLEEVGYPPDDQLAAQAAAARRVRTLLESEGVL, from the coding sequence GTGCGCCTGCGTCTCGACGTCGCCTACGACGGATCCGACTTTCACGGCTGGGCGACCCAGCCGGATCTGCGGACCGTGCAGGGGGAGCTGGAAGGTGCGTTGAGTCGGGTGCTGCGCCTCGATGCCGCGCCCGTGACGTGTGCTGGACGCACCGACACCGGCGTGCACGCGCGGGGTCAGGTCGTCCACCTCGACCTCGAGCCCACCGTCCTGGACGCCGCCGCCGGCCGGTCGACCGCGACCCCGACCGAAGCCCTGTGCCGTCGCCTCAACGGCGTCCTTCCTCCCGACGTGCGCGTGCGCGGCGTGCGGGAGGTGCCGCCCGCGTTCGACGCGCGGTTCTCCGCGACCTGGCGCCGCTACGCCTACCGGGTCGCCGACCGGCCCGGTGCCCTCGACCCGCTGACCCGCAGCCACGTGCTCGCGTGGCCACGCCAGCTCGATCTCGAGGCCATGAACGCCGGCGCCCACGGCCTGGTCGGGGAGCACGACTTCGCCGCGTTCTGCAAGCGTCGTGAGGGCGCGACGACGATCCGCCGGCTGACCGCCTTCGCCTGGCACCGCGCCGAGGACGGCACGGCTGTCGCCCACGTCCAGGCCGACGCCTTCTGCCACCACATGGTGCGCTCCCTGGTCGGCTGCCTGCTCGCCGTGGGGGAGGGGCGGCGTCCGGCCGACTGGCCCGCGCAGGTGCTCGCCCGTCGGGAGCGGGACCCGGCCGTCACCGTCGTCCACGCCCACGGGCTGACGCTGGAGGAGGTCGGCTACCCGCCCGACGACCAGCTGGCGGCCCAGGCGGCCGCGGCCCGCCGCGTCCGTACGCTGCTGGAGAGCGAGGGGGTGCTGTGA
- a CDS encoding TetR/AcrR family transcriptional regulator produces the protein MPSENAFDPTRSLPLLWRAHRPPGTSADGERRGRPQSLSVDAVVAAGVELADAEGIDAVSMRAVAERLGRTPMALYTYVPSKDDLAELMYDHVLGELPAAYDEDSWCAGVLAWVRAHWTLYLRHPWMVKIGSARPTLGPHEFADLEALSVILDAAGLTPVRQVRVMSGLAQLVRGSALLVAETRETTRVTGISETDWWYARSAKLDEVAPHLAELIPSLTRLSSAGAYDGASEDGGDDEPYLEREAREAMEEAVVLLLDGATRTPEVGGA, from the coding sequence GTGCCCAGCGAGAACGCCTTCGATCCGACACGGTCCCTGCCGCTGCTGTGGCGCGCGCACCGTCCGCCCGGCACCTCGGCGGATGGCGAGCGGCGTGGGCGCCCCCAGTCGCTCAGCGTCGACGCCGTCGTGGCGGCCGGGGTCGAGCTCGCTGACGCCGAGGGGATCGACGCGGTGTCGATGCGGGCCGTCGCGGAGCGGCTCGGGCGCACCCCGATGGCGCTCTACACCTACGTGCCGAGCAAGGACGACCTTGCCGAGCTGATGTACGACCACGTGCTCGGCGAGCTGCCCGCGGCGTACGACGAGGACAGCTGGTGCGCCGGCGTGCTGGCCTGGGTGCGCGCCCACTGGACGCTCTACCTGCGCCATCCGTGGATGGTGAAGATCGGCTCGGCCCGGCCCACGCTCGGACCCCACGAGTTCGCCGACCTGGAGGCCTTGAGCGTGATCCTCGACGCGGCCGGCCTGACACCGGTGCGCCAGGTGCGGGTGATGTCGGGGCTGGCGCAGCTGGTCCGCGGCTCGGCGCTGCTGGTCGCCGAGACGCGCGAGACCACCCGCGTCACGGGGATCTCGGAGACCGACTGGTGGTATGCCCGCTCGGCCAAGCTCGACGAGGTCGCGCCGCACCTCGCCGAGCTGATCCCGTCGCTCACCCGGCTGTCGAGCGCGGGCGCCTATGACGGCGCCAGCGAAGACGGGGGCGACGATGAGCCCTACCTCGAGCGCGAGGCCCGCGAGGCGATGGAGGAGGCGGTCGTGCTCCTCCTCGACGGCGCCACCCGGACGCCGGAAGTGGGCGGAGCGTGA
- a CDS encoding citrate synthase: MADSLTVTDNRTGESYEVPITDGTVRAADLGKIRVDDDTPGLAVYDPGFVNTASCRSAVTFIDGEKGILEYRGYPIEQLAEHSTFLEVAYLLIHGELPTREQYAAWEHEITFHTFVHENVKGFMEGFRYDAHPMGILMASVGALSTFYPESRNISDPENRHMQIVRMIAKMPTLGAWAFRNAQGKPYVYPDNDLSYTENFLAMLFKMSERKFEADPRLVKALDVLFILHADHEQNCSTNAVRSVGSSQVDPYSAVAAGVAALYGPLHGGANESVLRMLRRIGTKDNIPAFIEGVKNGDEKLMGFGHRVYKNYDPRAKIIKKACDDVFEVTGVNPLLEIAQELEKIALEDEYFVSRKLYPNVDFYSGLIYEALQFPPEMFTVLFAIGRTPGWLAQWLELVQDKEQKIARPKQIYTGGRGLDFTPREQRWA; encoded by the coding sequence GTGGCCGACAGCCTGACCGTGACAGACAACCGCACCGGGGAGTCCTACGAGGTGCCGATCACCGACGGGACCGTCCGTGCGGCGGACCTCGGCAAGATCCGCGTCGATGACGACACCCCCGGGCTGGCCGTCTACGACCCGGGCTTCGTCAACACCGCCTCGTGCCGCAGCGCGGTGACCTTCATCGACGGCGAGAAGGGGATCCTCGAGTACCGCGGCTACCCCATCGAGCAGCTGGCCGAGCACTCCACCTTCCTGGAGGTGGCCTACCTCCTCATCCACGGCGAGCTGCCCACCAGGGAGCAGTACGCCGCGTGGGAGCACGAGATCACCTTCCATACGTTCGTGCACGAGAACGTCAAGGGCTTCATGGAGGGCTTCCGCTACGACGCCCACCCCATGGGCATCCTGATGGCCTCGGTCGGGGCGCTCTCGACGTTCTACCCGGAGTCGCGCAACATCAGCGACCCCGAGAACCGGCACATGCAGATCGTCCGCATGATCGCCAAGATGCCGACGCTCGGCGCCTGGGCTTTCCGCAACGCGCAGGGCAAGCCGTACGTCTATCCCGACAACGACCTGTCCTACACCGAGAACTTCCTCGCCATGCTCTTCAAGATGAGCGAGCGCAAGTTCGAGGCGGACCCGCGCCTGGTCAAGGCGCTCGACGTGCTCTTCATCCTGCACGCCGACCACGAGCAGAACTGTTCCACCAATGCCGTGCGCTCGGTCGGCTCCTCGCAGGTCGACCCCTACTCGGCCGTCGCGGCCGGGGTCGCGGCGCTCTACGGCCCGCTGCACGGTGGCGCCAACGAGTCGGTGCTGCGGATGCTGCGTCGCATCGGTACCAAGGACAACATCCCCGCGTTCATCGAGGGTGTGAAGAACGGCGACGAGAAGCTCATGGGTTTCGGTCACCGGGTCTACAAAAACTACGACCCGCGCGCCAAGATCATCAAGAAGGCCTGCGACGACGTCTTCGAGGTCACCGGCGTCAACCCGCTGCTCGAGATCGCCCAGGAGCTGGAGAAGATCGCGCTCGAGGACGAGTACTTCGTCTCGCGCAAGCTCTACCCCAACGTGGACTTCTACTCGGGCCTGATCTACGAGGCGCTGCAGTTCCCGCCTGAGATGTTCACCGTGCTGTTCGCCATCGGGCGTACGCCGGGCTGGCTGGCGCAGTGGCTCGAGCTGGTGCAGGACAAGGAGCAGAAGATCGCTCGTCCCAAGCAGATCTACACCGGCGGCCGCGGTCTGGACTTCACCCCGCGCGAGCAGCGCTGGGCCTGA